From a region of the Tachysurus fulvidraco isolate hzauxx_2018 chromosome 5, HZAU_PFXX_2.0, whole genome shotgun sequence genome:
- the LOC113642685 gene encoding sodium- and chloride-dependent GABA transporter 2-like, which produces MKDSFEPTVKLKLVNVGSMAQPQAKPQQREQWASKLEFFLAVAGHIIGLGNVWRFPYLCYKNGGGAFFVPYILFLFSCGIPLFFLETSLGQYTSQGGITCWRKICPLFEGLGYGSQIVILYTGVYYIIILAWAFLYLFFSFSSELPWANCKNSWNTEYCTELIKNNNTDNIPDKMTSPVVEFWEKRILGLSSGIEEIGNVRWELALCLLLAWTICYFCVFNGVKSTGKVVYFTATFPYLMLMVLLVRGLTLPGAISGIKFYLYPDPTRLTDPQVWMDAGSQIFYSYGVCTGTLTALGSYNKYDNNCYRDCLYLCLLNSMTSFVAGFAIFSVLGFMADEQGMDISMVAESGPGLAFIAYPRAVALMPLPQLWAVFFFIMILFLGLDSEFVYHEALVTAISDMYPSFFQNGHRRKILLLLICIVSFLVGLLMVTEGGLYVFQLFDYYACSGMTLLAFAILQSICIGWVYGADRLYDNIEDMIGYRPWPHMKLCWKYLTPIICIGTFVFSLVKYTPLKLNNLYEYPWWGYALGGFFTLSSTMLVPLWMVYAFYKTSGSIIQRMKTLCTPAEDLPNPKAPKGVLASSTFETFTDFQTLRQNSEVNV; this is translated from the exons ATGAAGGACAGCTTTGAGCCGACAGTGAAATTAAAGCTGGTGAATGTCGGCTCCATGGCACAACCCCAGGCCAAACCACAGCAGAGAGAACAGTGGGCCAGTAAGCTAGAGTTTTTTCTGGCTGTTGCAGGACATATCATTGGTCTGGGAAATGTGTGGCGGTTTCCTTATCTGTGCTACAAAAACGGAGGGG GAGCCTTCTTTGTGCCATACATACTGTTCCTATTTTCCTGTGGTATACCTCTCTTCTTCTTGGAGACATCATTGGGCCAGTACACTAGCCAAGGTGGCATCACATGCTGGAGGAAAATTTGCCCTCTTTTTGAAG GACTGGGATATGGTAGCCAGATTGTGATCCTGTACACTGGAGTTTATTACATCATTATTCTGGCCTGGGCATTTCTCtacctgtttttttcattcagttCAGAGCTCCCATGGGCAAACTGCAAGAATAGCTGGAATACAG AGTACTGTACGGAGTTAATCAAGAACAACAATACTGATAATATTCCAGACAAAATGACATCACCAGTTGTGGAATTTTGGGA GAAGAGGATTCTGGGTTTGTCTAGTGGTATCGAAGAAATTGGTAATGTGAGGTGGGAACTGGCTCTGTGTCTCTTGCTTGCCTGGACCATCTGCTACTTCTGTGTGTTTAATGGTGTGAAGTCTACAGGCAAG GTGGTTTATTTCACTGCTACCTTTCCTTACTTGATGTTGATGGTGCTGCTTGTGCGTGGACTGACACTACCCGGAGCAATTAGTGGTATCAAATTTTATCTCTACCCAGATCCTACTCGCCTCACAGACCCTCag GTGTGGATGGATGCAGGAAGCCAGATATTTTACTCCTATGGAGTTTGCACAGGAACTCTGACAGCTTTAGGAAGctataataaatatgataatAACTGTTAcag agaCTGCCTATACTTGTGCTTGCTAAACAGCATGACCAGCTTTGTGGCTGGATTTGCCATTTTCTCTGTACTGGGCTTTATGGCAGATGAACAGGGAATGGACATTTCAATGGTGGCAGAGTCAG GTCCTGGGCTGGCATTTATTGCTTACCCACGTGCGGTGGCATTAATGCCTCTCCCTCAGTTATGGGCAGTTTTCTTCTTCATTATGATCCTTTTCCTTGGACTAGATAGTGAA TTTGTTTATCATGAAGCCTTGGTAACAGCGATCTCAGATATGTACCCTTCATTCTTCCAAAATGGACACCGGCGTAAAATCCTCCTTCTCCTAATCTGCATAGTCAGCTTCCTTGTTGGTCTGCTCATGGTAACAGAG GGTGGGCTGTATGTCTTCCAGTTATTTGATTATTATGCTTGCAGTGGAATGACTTTGCTGGCCTTCGCCATTCTTCAGTCCATCTGTATTGGATGGGTTTATG GTGCAGACCGTCTGTATGACAACATTGAAGATATGATTGGCTATCGTCCCTGGCCCCATATGAAACTCTGCTGGAAATATTTGACCCCTATTATTTGCATA GGGACATTTGTTTTCTCCTTGGTTAAGTACACTCCACTGAAGTTGAATAACTTATATGAGTACCCCTGGTGGGGTTATGCTCTCGGGGGCTTCTTTACACTCTCCTCTACCATGTTGGTCCCTTTGTGGATGGTGTATGCATTTTACAAGACCTCTGGCTCCATAATTCAG AGAATGAAAACCCTGTGTACGCCTGCTGAAGATCTGCCTAATCCTAAAGCACCCAAAGGTGTCCTTGCTTCTTCCACTTTTGAGACCTTCACAGATTTTCAGACTTTACGCCAAAACTCTGAAGTGAATGTATGA
- the synprb gene encoding synaptoporin b codes for MCMVIFAPLFAVCAFATCGGYSGQIMVKVECMEKNQRNISIIFGYPFRLQQVHFSVPLCEGKRYETLFLEGDYSPSAQFFVTVSVLAFLYSLLATVVYIFYQNKYREKNRGPLVDCLVTVIFSCLWLVSSIAWAKSLSGVKTATDVSLIQMLMSACRDEENLCETLEEPSWTNLNVSVAFGFLNFSLWAGNIWFAYKETGLHKSGQRYPSRTPSEKRSGSFRQYSQSSFDQSGTGYGQRLYSQPSFDLSGGGLSLLQTSLAQPNVYRQMGSPTSRGPLIFVNESQ; via the exons ATGTGTATGGTCATATTTGCTCCG CTTTTTGCTGTTTGTGCATTTGCAACATGTGGTGGATATTCTGGTCAGATAATGGTTAAAGTAGAATGCATGGAAAAAAACCAAAGAAATATCAGCATCATTTTTGGCTATCCGTTCAG ACTGCAGCAGGTGCACTTCAGTGTCCCTCTCTGTGAGGGTAAGAGGTATGAGACGCTCTTCCTCGAGGGAGACTACTCTCCTTCAGCACAATTCTTTGTTACGGTGTCTGTGTTAGCATTTCTCTACTCGCTCCTAGCTACAGTAGTCTACATTTTCTACCAGAACAAGTACAGAGAAAAGAACAGAGGTCCTCTAGTG GATTGCCTGGTGACTGTGATTTTCTCATGTCTGTGGCTTGTGAGCTCGATAGCATGGGCTAAATCTCTCTCTGGAGTAAAGACAGCCACAGATGTGAGTCTGATACAGATGCTAATGTCTGCCTGCAGAGATGAAGAGAACTTGTGTGAGACACTAGAGGAGCCGAGCTGGACCAATCTTAATGTTTCAGTG GCTTTTGGCTTTCTGAATTTCTCCCTGTGGGCTGGTAACATTTGGTTTGCCTACAAAGAAACAGGCTTACACAAGTCCGGTCAACGCTATCCCTCCAGAACTCCCTCTGAGAAACGCAGTGGTAGCTTCAGGCAGTACAGTCAAAGCAGTTTTGACCAATCTGGAACAGGTTATGGACAGAGACTCTACAGCCAGCCAAGTTTTGACCTATCAGGTGGAGGCCTCAGCCTATTGCAGACCAGTCTGGCACAACCTAATGTTTACAGGCAGATGGGCAGTCCCACATCTAGAGGACCGCTCATATTTGTCAATGAAAGTCAGTGA